The following proteins are co-located in the Hemiscyllium ocellatum isolate sHemOce1 chromosome 34, sHemOce1.pat.X.cur, whole genome shotgun sequence genome:
- the edn1 gene encoding endothelin-1, whose amino-acid sequence MDFNVFFSLLPLLWGLHFSTGSPLVGAAVTNSPGSSASQASSPTARRLSRTKRCSCSSFLDKECIYFCHLDIIWINTPERIVPYGLGSVPRAKRSLKKKLAAPLGQRGRRCECGSRDDSVCSQFCEDEQQTPRFSVKAKVQKQNTVEASDRMDHNKPKCTGLKCVYHLLNTIKRLESTNSKHLPTSMKWIYRIRKVIKDSHNKLKRFPVSMAGPVAQCRDCKR is encoded by the exons ATGGACTTTAACGTGTTCTTTTCCCTGCTCCCTCTGTTGTGGGGACTGCACTTTTCAACAG GTTCCCCCCTTGTGGGTGCAGCAGTGACTAACTCTCCAGGCTCCTCTGCTAGCCAAGCTTCCAGCCCGACTGCCCGCCGGCTCAGCCGCACCAAGCGCTGTTCCTGCTCCTCTTTTCTGGACAAGGAATGCATCTACTTCTGCCATTTGGATATCATCTGGATCAACACACCCGA GAGGATTGTCCCGTATGGACTGGGCAGTGTCCCTCGGGCCAAACGGTCCCTGAAGAAAAAATTGGCAGCGCCCCTGGGACAGCGGGGGCGCCGGTGTGAATGTGGAAGCCGAGATGACAGCGTCTGCTCCCAATTCTGTGAAGATGAGCAACAGACACCAAG ATTTTCAGTCAAAGCTAAAGTACAAAAGCAGAACACAGTAGAAGCTTCAGATAGAATGGACCATAACAAACCAAAATGCACAGGACTGAAATGTGTTTATCATCTCCTTAACACCATTAAAAG GTTGGAGTCAACAAACAGCAAACATTTACCTACATCAATGAAATGGATATACAGAATAAGGAAAGTAATAAAAGACAGTCACAATAAACTGAAGAGATTCCCGGTTTCCATGGCAGGCCCTGTGGCACAATGCAGGGATTGCAAGCGCTGA